The genomic region CATGCCAGCGTCTCCCCTCTGGCCGTGGCCAGGTCCCTGAAGAATATAGCGACGGCCTGCAGCAGCATCAGCGCGATGCCGATGGTCATGATGATCTTGATCGGCGCCATGTATGGCGCCCAGGCGGAGTAATTCACCTGCCCGTATTGCAGTGCATATTGCGTGCTTGAAACGCCGCCGATGAGGAGAAACACCAGGTAGAAGAGGAGAAACAAAGCGGTAATGCAGTCGGCTACGGCTCTTCCTCTCGGCGACCACCGGCAATAGAGAAGATCCATTCTGACATGGGAATCGAGCTGCATGGAGTAGCCGCCGCCAAGCAAGTAATAGGCAGCCATCGTGAATTGCGCCATCTCCACAACCCAAATGTAGGATACATTAAAGAAGGTTCTCGACATAGATGAAAATAGAAGGATACCAATCATAACGAAGATGAAATACATCATGAGACGGCCGATAATACGGTTTACTGTTTCAACATACCGTATGTAAGTTCTTATTGCTCTAGGCATATACTTCTTCCTGCTCAAACAGGACTTCTTTTTCCGGAGTCAAACTACTCCGCTGGCCGAGCGTCATCCGTGACATGCGCGATCGATCCACGCTGTCCGATCCACCCATCCTCGATCCTGAAAGTGGCGCCGCCTGTTCGTGCGTCCATGTCTTTCCCCTTGGCCTGCCATCGCCGGGCCAGGTTTTTGTCAGTTGGCGCCCTGTGCGCGTTCGGAGCCGTTCGTCGTTTCCCCAATTGCCGCCAGCGTCATCACCAGGCATTCCGACAGCAGCTCGGCCATGGCGCGTTGGCTGGCGGCATCCGCGATCAGGTCATGGCGAATTTCGAGCATGACGTTCAACAGACCCCGGGGCAGGGCGTGCGCGATCAGCGTGTGGGTCACGCCGTCCTGCGGGCCGTAAGGCTCGTTGCGGCGGATCACGAGGCCGGTTTCCGCTTCGATGATCGTGAGAAGCACGTCGGCGAACCGGCTGTCGGCGTCGTGAAGAACGCCGATGTCGAGGTCGCGCCTCACGCCTTTGAAGACCGGGGTGAAGGAATGAACGGTAACGATCACCGGCGCGCGCCCTGTCGCCATTCGCCGGTCGAGGCAGGCGGCCAGCGCGTCGCGAAACGGCGCATAATACTGCTCGATCCGCGCCCGGCGGGCGGCGGCCGAAAGTTCGACATTGCCTGGAATCCGGTAGATTTCGCTTTCCGCCGGCACGGCGCTTTGCGCCTCCGGCGGGCGGTTGCAGTCATAGACGAGGCGAGAGACGCGCTGCGCAACCAGCGGTGCGCCGAGGATCGACGACATCTCCCGGGCGACCCGCAATGCGCCGGGATCCCAGGCGATGTGGCTTTTTACGGCATCGCCCGTCAGCCCGAGATCGTGCAATTCGGCGGGGATGAAATTGGAGGCGTGTTCGCAGACGAGCACGAAATCCCCTTTGGCCGATGGATTGATCACTTCAACGACCCCGTTCGCGGCAGGATCGTCCGTTGCTGAGTGGATCACCATGACCAAAGGCACTCTCCCCCTCAATCCGAAATTAGCTTTTCAGAAATGTGGAGACAGTCAAGTGGATTTCTGAAAAAATCTCTTCTTTAGCGTACTCTGTGGAAATTCTGTTTCATCGGCGCTTGGCGTCGACCTGTCGCGTCGCTGATCGGGAGGCAAGCAGCTATGGAGACGGCGCAGGACTTCACGGTCGCAGAACGCATTCGCGGCAAGTTCGAGAGCCTGACCCGGGCCGAGCGGCAGCTCGCCAACGCGATACTGGCGAACTATCCGGTGTCGGGACTGGGCAGCATCACCACCGTTGCCGAAGCGTCCGACGTCTCGACGCCGACCGTCGTGCGCATGGCCAAGAAGCTGGGCTTTGGCGGCTTCCCTGATCTGCAGGCCACGCTGCGCGCCGAGCTCGAGGCGACGATCTCCAACCCGATCGCCAAACATGACCGCTGGGCGGAATACGCGCCGGATACTCACATCCTGAACCGCTTCGCGGACGCGGTCATGGAGAATATGCGTCAGACGCTGAGGCAGGTCAGTCCTGAGGTCTTCAACGCCGTGGCCGCGCTGCTGGCCGACCGGAAGCGCGCGGTGTACATGGTCGGCGGCCGGATCACGCGGTCGCTGGCCGAGTATTTCTTCACCCACATGCAGGTGATCCGCAACGGGGTGACGCTGGTTGCCTCAAGTTCGAACACCTGGCCGCATTATGTGCTGAACATGAAGGCAGGCGACGTGCTCGTCGCCTTCGACGTGCGCCGCTACGAGCGCGACATCCTGCGGCTGGCCGAAATGGCTAAGTCGAAGGACGTGACATTGGTGCTTTTTACCGACCAATGGGGCTCTCCGGTTGCCAAGCACGCCACCCACAGCTTCCACGCCCGCATCGAGGCACCGTCGGCGTGGGACTCCTCGGTCGTCACCCTGTTCATCGTCGAAACGCTGATCGCGGCCGTTCAAACCGCAACCTGGGACGAGACCAAGGATCGAATGAAAACGCTCGAGGCGCTGTTCGATCGGACGAAGATGTTCAGGAAGTTTGTCTAGAGGCGTACCCGGCTAACCGGTTTCCTATGACCGGGAACCGCTCTAGTCTGTCCCGATGTGGGGGACTCGTCTCAACGATCTCAATATGGCCGCATTCTGGGCCGGCTTGACGGCCTATGTCTGGTATGCGTTCGGCGCTCTGCCGCTCCACTTGGAGGTTGCGGCCTCGCTTGGGCTTAGCCGGGCGGAGTCGTCGAGCTGGATTTTCATTATTTGGTTTGCAAGCGCGGCGGTCACCGTCGGCCTTTCGCTCTACTACCGGCAGCCGATCCCGATTACCTGGACGATCCCGGGAATGATCTATCTCGGGACGCTCGCCGGCAAGTTCACGTTTCCGGAGATCGCCGGCGCCAATCTGATGGCGGGCATCGCGATCGTCGTTCTCGGGCTTCTGGGAATCGGCGAGCGGATCATGGTGTGGCTGCCATTGCCGATCGTCATGGGCATGTTCGGCGGCAGCATCCTCGTCTATGTGACGCGGATGGTCGCCGCGACCGTCAGCGACGTGCTGGTGGCGGGCGTCACGCTCGGCGCCTATCTGGCCGGTCGGTTCATCGCCAGTCCGAAGGTGCCGCCGATGGGGCTGGCCATCGTCGTCGGCGGCGTGGCGGTTTTTCTGTTCGGCGATACGGCTCCCGGAGCGATCTCCTTCGCGTTTCCCGACTTGGGCTATCCGGGAATGGATTTCTCGTTTGCGGCCTTTGTCGCCGTGA from Hyphomicrobiales bacterium harbors:
- a CDS encoding TRAP transporter small permease subunit, yielding MPRAIRTYIRYVETVNRIIGRLMMYFIFVMIGILLFSSMSRTFFNVSYIWVVEMAQFTMAAYYLLGGGYSMQLDSHVRMDLLYCRWSPRGRAVADCITALFLLFYLVFLLIGGVSSTQYALQYGQVNYSAWAPYMAPIKIIMTIGIALMLLQAVAIFFRDLATARGETLA
- a CDS encoding N-formylglutamate amidohydrolase, which produces MVIHSATDDPAANGVVEVINPSAKGDFVLVCEHASNFIPAELHDLGLTGDAVKSHIAWDPGALRVAREMSSILGAPLVAQRVSRLVYDCNRPPEAQSAVPAESEIYRIPGNVELSAAARRARIEQYYAPFRDALAACLDRRMATGRAPVIVTVHSFTPVFKGVRRDLDIGVLHDADSRFADVLLTIIEAETGLVIRRNEPYGPQDGVTHTLIAHALPRGLLNVMLEIRHDLIADAASQRAMAELLSECLVMTLAAIGETTNGSERAQGAN
- a CDS encoding MurR/RpiR family transcriptional regulator, producing METAQDFTVAERIRGKFESLTRAERQLANAILANYPVSGLGSITTVAEASDVSTPTVVRMAKKLGFGGFPDLQATLRAELEATISNPIAKHDRWAEYAPDTHILNRFADAVMENMRQTLRQVSPEVFNAVAALLADRKRAVYMVGGRITRSLAEYFFTHMQVIRNGVTLVASSSNTWPHYVLNMKAGDVLVAFDVRRYERDILRLAEMAKSKDVTLVLFTDQWGSPVAKHATHSFHARIEAPSAWDSSVVTLFIVETLIAAVQTATWDETKDRMKTLEALFDRTKMFRKFV